The nucleotide sequence ATGTTAGAGTACTTAAGACTTAGCGAACTCTTGTCAAGAATGCTTTTTACCAGAGAATTCTCTTTTTTGGCCGAGACAACTCCCATGAGTCTTGAGAACTCATCGATATATGATATTGTCAAATTCTTCTTCAGATTCAAACTTGTAAGTAGTCCCTTTTCTCTTCTATCATCCGGTACAAGGAAGACGCCTTCCTCTATCATTCTATGTACATTGGGCTGAACTTCTTTCCCTTTGACAATTACCCTGCCGATCTTTGTTTCTCTTAGACCGTATAAGTGCTCTATAAACTCGGTCCTTCCAGATCCGATGAGACCGTATAGTCCCAGAACTTCTCCTTTATTCAAGTGAATACTGATATCCTTAAGAAATCCCGAACCGCTAAGGTTTTCGACCTGCAGTATCATGTCTCCAGAGCGATTCGTCACTTCGGGAAAGAGGCTAGAAATATTCCTGTTCACCATAAGTCTTATCGCCTCTTCCTCAGAAAGGTCTTCTTTGTTCCTTGTGGTTACTCTCTCGCCGTTTCTGAATATCGAAATCCTGTCTGCGTTTTCGAAGACTTCTTCAAGTTTGTGAGTAATCAGAATGACGGAAACGCCTTCATCTTTTATCTGATGGATTGCGCTGAACAGCGACTTGACTTCCGCCTCGGTAAGACTGGAAGTAGGCTCGTCAAGAATCAGTATCTTGGGTTTGTATAGGAAGGCGCGTAGAATCTCTATAGCCTGTCTTTGCGCAGAACTGAGAAGCGCAACCGGGATGCCTAGAGGCACTCTTAGGTTGTAAAGCTCAGATAGGTCCTCTGCTTTTGAAAGAATTGCCTTTTCGTCTATCAAGAACCCTCCCTTGACAGGTTCCTCTCTCAAAAGGATGTTTTGAGCGCCAGTGAGATAAGGGATGAGATTCCGCTCCTGATAAACCATTCTTATCCCCAGTCTAAGGGCCTGGGAAGGGTGAGTAAGCCTCACTTCCGCACCGTTGAGAAAGACATTTCCCTCATCTGGTCTCACTATTCCTGTCAGAACATTGCAGAGAGTGCTCTTTCCTGCTCCGTTTTCACCACAGATAGCGTGAATCTCACCCTCGAGCAAATCGAAGTCTACGTTGTTTAGGGCTTTGACCCCCGGAAAGGATTTAGATATGGATACAGTCTTCAAAACAATATTCTTATCCGACATATCAGACCTTCTTTCACCAGGTAATTCAGAATCAATATCGGGAGAGAGAATCCTCTCCCGATATTGGCTTCTAAAACAGGCAGATTACTGAATCTTGTATGGACCACCAGCGTCTTGCCAGTTGAACCATGCATCGGGATCGTCTGGATCCATTCCGTAGTAACCAAATACAGCATGGATAGAGCTTCCTGGTTCGGGAACATTCGTCTCATCTGTTACGTATGGAGTTGCATAGATGACTCTTCCCGGAGGTACGAGAGAGTCTGGATGATCGGGTCCAATTCCCATTTCTACCTGATTGATGACTTCAAATACGGTGTGAACGTAGTATTCAAATGGCTGGCTTACTGTGGCAACAAATGGAGATCCACTTCTTATCATAGAGTAAACGGCCGAACCTCCATCAATACCGGTAACGAAAATATCGTCCTTGTCGAATCCCGCCTGTTCAATTGCACGTGCGGCGTACTGACCGGGAGTGTCCCAACCGGCAAATATCCAGTCGAGGTCATTTCCATACTTCGTCATCCAGTTGACTGCAACGTTGAAAGCGCTGTCTTCGTATCCAACGAGAGGTAGAAATTCTTCGGCAACAAGCTCAATGGCCGGCCAATCTCTTTCGAAGAGCGTTGCGGCGACATAGGCTCTTCGTCTCATAATATGCCACTTACCACTGAAAATCGCCACTTTCCCTCTCTCGTTTAGCCTCTGGATTCCCCAGTAGGTCATTAGAGCTCCGGCAACGGCGTTATTCTGTGTACAACTAACAATGACTCCAGGCTTAACTTCAGTGTCAACACAGTAGACACCAATACCCTCTTCGGTTGCTTTGAGAATGAGGTCTGCGATAGCTTCCATGTCCCAGTAGATGATTACGATGGCATCTACTTTCTTCTGGATCAAGGTCTCCATAGTTTCACGCTGCTGGGCAGGATCTCTTACGGTCATTGCATCGATAAACTCCCAATCCCTGTGAGCGCATTCGATCTTCACCTGCTGGAAATCTCTCTGACAGGATTCTGCCTCAAGTCCATGCCCACAGATTGCGACCGTCACGTCTTTCGCATATTCAGTTCCTGCGAACGTCATACTTGAAAGCGTTAGAACCATGATTACAAGAATCGAAATAATAAAACGCTTCTTCATTCCTTCACCCCTTTTCAAGATTTGTTTAGTTCTTCTGAAACTTCCCTCAGAAAGCGGTAAACAACTGTTGCTCCGGGATCCTGCTCGCCGACCGTGCGGCTGCCGAATGCTTTTGCTCTGCCCTTCTTTGCTTCCATGTCCTTAGTTCTTTCCAGTCCATCTTCTGCTGCCTCTGCGGCTTTCTCGAAGGCCTCGGAAATAGATTTGTCTTCAGAAGCGGCCCTTTCAAGAGCCTCCACAGCAGGCTCAAGAGCATCGAGCATCGTTTTTTCTCCCGTTTTTGCCTTTCCTCTCTTCATGATTCCTTCTAGTGCAGCCCTGAACATACCGGCGATTTCATCCAGAGTGAGAGACTCCTTTCCCAGAACCTTCTTGCCTCCCTCAATGAATGCGCTTGCCGTCAGAACTCCGAAAGTGGAAGGATTTGCCTGATTGAACTGAATTCCACACTTCTTTATCAGAGCTCCAGTATCCTCAGTCTGAAAAGTCTTCAGTGTTTCGATTATCGCCATACAGCCCTTTCTTATAGTGATGCCGAGATCTCCGTCGCCTATAGCCGCGTCAAGAGCTCTAAACTCATCGATATAGTTCTTTTCAAGTGAATTGCAGACGCCATAGAGAATCTCTGAGATCTTTGCTGCACTAATGGCTTCTTTCATTTGATCACCGCCCCTCAGAATTGCTGCAGAAGCATCGGCGAATGAACCGGCATATCTAGGAGCTCCTTGAATTCCCTGTCAAGTTTGAAGAGAGTTATCGAAAGACCTTTCATCTCCATTGAAGTTGCGTATTCTCCCACGAATGACTTGTAGATCTTGATTTTCTTCAGATCGAGTATCTCCTTGACCTTTCTGAAGGTTACATAGAGTTCCTGAGGAGCTGTCGCACCGAGTCCGTTGACAAGTACGGCAACCTCGTCTCCCGATTCGAATGGAAGATCGTCGATTACTCTCTCCGTCATGAAACTGGCAATCTCATCGGCACTCTTGAGTTTTTCGCGCTTTATACCGCGCTCACCATGAATGCCCATGCCGATTTCCATTTCATCATCGCCAATCTCGAAAGTAGGCAATCCGACTGCAGGAATCGTGCAGGGGGAAAGGGCGACTCCCATTGTTCTGATAAAATTCAGAGCTCTGTCGGTTGTTTCTTTTACTTCTTCAAGAGAGGCACCCGTGGCAGCTTTTGCGCCGGCAATCTTATATGCGAAGATCAGCCCTGCTATTCCTCTTCTTGAGCCGGCATCATCTGCCGGGGCCGATGCCACATCGTCACAACCGATGCAGGTTTCCACCCGGATTCCCTCTTCTTCTGCCATTTCTGCGGCCATGTCGAAGTTCATGATATCTCCGCCGTAGTTTCCATACAAATAGAGAACACCTTTCCCGCTGTCTATAGCCTTGGTAATTGCAAGCATTGTTTCGGCCGAAGGCGATGAGAATACGTCGCCGACTGCGGCGCCGTCGAGAAGGTTTTCGCCAATATATCCCAGGAAGAGAGGCAAATGACCTGAACCGCCACCGGTTGCGATGCCCACCTTGTTCTTCACAGGTGCTCTTGGAGTGATCAAGGCTTTGTCGTAGCCTTCAACTCTCTTGAAATCCTTAGGGAATGCCATAACAATTCCATCGAGCATTTCCGTGATCAAATTGTCAGTTGAATTGATTATCTTTTTCATGACTATTTGCCTCCGAGCCACTTCACCACATTTACCCAGAATTGACCGTAATCCTTCCATTCAACCATTCCGCGACCCCAGTGAGGAGCTGGATCGGTAGCAAAAGCAAGCGTTCTACCCTTTCCATACTGACCGGTGACGATTATTGGATCTCCGTTGTGTTCTGCCAGGACTTCTCCTTCGGGCTTTGCCTTCACTTCGTTGTATCCGGAGAAGAGAGGAGGCGCCGAATCGAAGTCTACTCCCTTGAAGATCGGATGGTCTTTCTTGAGAATTTTCGGAGTCATTCCTTCAGAAATTTCGACCCTGTCATCATACGGATAACAGGTGACGGGAAGTATCTCCTCAACAGGAGTCTTGTGCCACTTGGCTACTCCAAACATGCCTCCAAATGATAGCCAGCCGCCGACACCGCAGAAACCGCCGCCATCACGCGTCCATTTCTTCAGTGCACCAAGCCTGTCGACCCCCATAGGGCAGTTGTTAAATCTGTCTTCGTACATTATTACTGTGTCTGTTCCAACATCGCTGAAAAGTATTACGTCGTACTGTCCAAGCTCATCCGGTTTTGGGAAGTTTCTCTGGACTTCGCTTGTTGGAAGATAAGTCAAAGCGATTTCCGAATCCGATTCAAGGGCTTTTCTCAGATGAAAACTTTCATCGTGTACCACTCCATCTGTCCAGGAATTCATACCTTTTACGTACGTTGTGATCAGCATTACCTGATCTCCACAATAGAATACTTTAAGCACGAAAATACCTCCTTCTGATTTTGAATTAGGTCACCATTGGGCCTTTATGTGAAACATTCTTCTTTAATGCAAAATTGTGATCAAATTCCCAAAGAAAAAAGCATAAAGGTGCCCTATAACTCAAGGCACCCATAACCTCTAAGCTCTATGCTTTTCCATCGCACCAACCATGAGCGCGAAGGACTTTTATTAAATTTTAGTTCTCGTATTCCCGGCGGTTCTAGCGCAGCTAATTAGAACAGGTTTTGTTTTTGGAAACAGTGTAATGGTTTTCTTGTCAAAGTCTCTTCTTACTCATAATAGGTAATCAGGTAAACTGTCTTTGTTATCGGCTTCCACTCTTCTTCGTCTTCAAGATAAACAAAGTACTTTTCCTGAATACAGTTTCCTCTACCGTCGTAGAGGTATTCATAGCTGTAAGTGAGAGGGCTTCCACCGATATTTCTGTTATAGTTAGTCTCCTTTAGTTTCAGCCCTTGATCATTATATTCGGCCGAGTAGACTGGATCGCGCGACACCGAAAGACAGTCGACTTCGAGAACCATATTGCCATTTTCGTATTGAGCTTCATGCTTAGAGAGTAGCTTCCCATCTGTATCAGACAAGGTGAAGCTTACTAGATTCCCTTCATCATCGTAAAAAGCTTCGTAGACAGAAATGACCGTATCGCTTGCGTCGTAGTTGTACGCCTTCGTCAAATTGCTGTCTTCATCGTATTCATAAACGTATTTGTAAGAGAAGTCTCCGTACTTGCCATAGCCGATCTCCAGAAGCAAGTTCCCGAGGTCATCATATTGATACTCGTTTCTGAATTCAGTTTGAAGGCCTTCCTTTTCTTTGT is from Mesotoga infera and encodes:
- a CDS encoding sugar ABC transporter ATP-binding protein — its product is MSDKNIVLKTVSISKSFPGVKALNNVDFDLLEGEIHAICGENGAGKSTLCNVLTGIVRPDEGNVFLNGAEVRLTHPSQALRLGIRMVYQERNLIPYLTGAQNILLREEPVKGGFLIDEKAILSKAEDLSELYNLRVPLGIPVALLSSAQRQAIEILRAFLYKPKILILDEPTSSLTEAEVKSLFSAIHQIKDEGVSVILITHKLEEVFENADRISIFRNGERVTTRNKEDLSEEEAIRLMVNRNISSLFPEVTNRSGDMILQVENLSGSGFLKDISIHLNKGEVLGLYGLIGSGRTEFIEHLYGLRETKIGRVIVKGKEVQPNVHRMIEEGVFLVPDDRREKGLLTSLNLKKNLTISYIDEFSRLMGVVSAKKENSLVKSILDKSSLSLKYSN
- the dhaL gene encoding dihydroxyacetone kinase subunit L; the protein is MKEAISAAKISEILYGVCNSLEKNYIDEFRALDAAIGDGDLGITIRKGCMAIIETLKTFQTEDTGALIKKCGIQFNQANPSTFGVLTASAFIEGGKKVLGKESLTLDEIAGMFRAALEGIMKRGKAKTGEKTMLDALEPAVEALERAASEDKSISEAFEKAAEAAEDGLERTKDMEAKKGRAKAFGSRTVGEQDPGATVVYRFLREVSEELNKS
- the dhaK gene encoding dihydroxyacetone kinase subunit DhaK, which encodes MKKIINSTDNLITEMLDGIVMAFPKDFKRVEGYDKALITPRAPVKNKVGIATGGGSGHLPLFLGYIGENLLDGAAVGDVFSSPSAETMLAITKAIDSGKGVLYLYGNYGGDIMNFDMAAEMAEEEGIRVETCIGCDDVASAPADDAGSRRGIAGLIFAYKIAGAKAATGASLEEVKETTDRALNFIRTMGVALSPCTIPAVGLPTFEIGDDEMEIGMGIHGERGIKREKLKSADEIASFMTERVIDDLPFESGDEVAVLVNGLGATAPQELYVTFRKVKEILDLKKIKIYKSFVGEYATSMEMKGLSITLFKLDREFKELLDMPVHSPMLLQQF
- a CDS encoding cytoplasmic protein encodes the protein MLKVFYCGDQVMLITTYVKGMNSWTDGVVHDESFHLRKALESDSEIALTYLPTSEVQRNFPKPDELGQYDVILFSDVGTDTVIMYEDRFNNCPMGVDRLGALKKWTRDGGGFCGVGGWLSFGGMFGVAKWHKTPVEEILPVTCYPYDDRVEISEGMTPKILKKDHPIFKGVDFDSAPPLFSGYNEVKAKPEGEVLAEHNGDPIIVTGQYGKGRTLAFATDPAPHWGRGMVEWKDYGQFWVNVVKWLGGK